One stretch of Oncorhynchus clarkii lewisi isolate Uvic-CL-2024 chromosome 1, UVic_Ocla_1.0, whole genome shotgun sequence DNA includes these proteins:
- the LOC139410123 gene encoding insulin-degrading enzyme-like — protein sequence MQTTHDNMLLELFCQIISEPCFNTLRTKEQLGYIVFSGPRRANGVQGLRFIIQSEKAPHYLESRVEAFLKAMEMSVEEMNDEAFQKHIQALAIRRLDKPKKLAAECAKYWGEIISQQYNFDRDNIEVAYLKTLTKENIMQFYRDLLAVDAPKRHKVSVHVLSREMDSCPVVGEFPAQNDVNLVPAPSLPQPTLVQDMTEFKRSLPLFPLAKPHINFMAAKL from the exons atgcagacaacCCACGACAACATGCTGCTGGAGCTCTTCTGCCAGATCATCTCTGAGCCTTGCTTCAACACACTGCGCACCAAGGAACAGTTGG ggTACATAGTGTTTAGCGGTCCGCGGCGCGCTAACGGGGTCCAGGGCCTGCGCTTCATCATCCAGTCGGAGAAGGCCCCCCACTACCTGGAGAGCCGGGTGGAGGCATTCCTAAAAGCCATGGAGATGTCTGTGGAGGAAATGAACGACGAGGCCTTCCAGAAACACATCCAGGCCCTGGCCATCCGCCGCCTGGACAAGCCCAAGAAGCTGGCCGCTGAGTGCGCCAAGTACTGGGGGGAGATCATCTCTCAGCAGTACAACTTCGACAGGG ATAACATTGAAGTGGCCTATCTGAAGACATTGACGAAAGAAAACATCATGCAGTTCTACCGG gatctGTTGGCTGTGGATGCACCCAAAAGGCACAAGGTGTCTGTGCATGTCCTGTCTAGGGAGATGGACTCCT GCCCAGTCGTGGGCGAGTTCCCTGCCCAGAATGACGTAAACCTGGTCCCTGCCCCCTCCTTGCCACAG CCTACGTTGGTCCAGGACATGACCGAGTTCAAGAGGAgccttcccctctttcccctggCCAAGCCCCACATCAATTTCATGGCTGCCAAACTGTGA
- the LOC139410100 gene encoding E3 ubiquitin-protein ligase MARCHF5 isoform X2 has protein sequence MLRLCQAKLRSCWVCFATDEDDRTAEWVRPCRCRGSTKWVHQVCLQRWVDEKQRGNSTARVACPQCNAEYLIVFPKLGPVVYVLDLADRLISKACPFTAAGIMVGSIYWTAVTYGAVTVMQVVGHKEGLDVMERADPLFLLIGLPTIPVMLILGKMIRWEDYVLRFWRKYSNKLQILNSIFPGQKGHIGIGCPVPRIPAEASPLADHVSATRILCGALVFPTIATIVGKLMFSSVNSNLQRTILGGIAFVAVKGAFKVYFKQQQYQRQAHRKILNFPEAEEAWTDRQTH, from the exons GAGCTGCTGGGTGTGCTTCGCAACGGACGAGGATGACCGCACGGCGGAGTGGGTGCGTCCGTGTCGCTGCCGTGGCTCCACCAAGTGGGTGCACCAGGTGTGTCTGCAGCGCTGGGTGGACGAGAAGCAGAGAGGCAACAGCACGGCCCGCGTGGCCTGTCCTCAGTGCAACGCCGAATACCTCATCGTCTTCCCCAAGCTGG GGCCGGTGGTGTATGTGCTAGACCTGGCGGACCGGCTAATCTCCAAGGCCTGTCCCTTCACCGCCGCTGGCATCATGGTGGGCTCCATTTACTGGACCGCTGTCACCTACGGGGCCGTCACTGTCATGCAG GTGGTGGGCCATAAGGAGGGCCTGGACGTGATGGAGCGGGCAGACCCCCTGTTCCTGCTCATCGGCCTGCCCACCATCCCCGTCATGCTGATCCTGGGGAAGATGATCCGCTGGGAGGACTACGTGCTGCGCTTCTGGAGGAAGTACTCCAATAAGCTGCAGATCCTCAACAGCATCTTCCCAGGTCAGAAAGGACACATTG gGATTGGGTGTCCAGTGCCTCGTATCCCGGCAGAGGCCAGCCCCCTGGCAGACCACGTGTCAGCCACTAGAATCCTATGTGGCGCTCTGGTCTTTCCCACCATCGCCACCATCGTAGGCAAACTCATGTTCAGCAGCGTCAACTCCAACCTGCAGAGGACCATCCTG GGTGGGATTGCGTTTGTGGCCGTCAAGGGAGCGTTTAAGGTGTACTTCAAACAGCAGCAGTACCAGAGGCAAGCCCACCGCAAGATCCTCAACTTCCCCGAGGCAGAGGAagcctggacagacagacagacacactga
- the LOC139410100 gene encoding E3 ubiquitin-protein ligase MARCHF5 isoform X1, which translates to MSEESALVMQQNLDRSCWVCFATDEDDRTAEWVRPCRCRGSTKWVHQVCLQRWVDEKQRGNSTARVACPQCNAEYLIVFPKLGPVVYVLDLADRLISKACPFTAAGIMVGSIYWTAVTYGAVTVMQVVGHKEGLDVMERADPLFLLIGLPTIPVMLILGKMIRWEDYVLRFWRKYSNKLQILNSIFPGQKGHIGIGCPVPRIPAEASPLADHVSATRILCGALVFPTIATIVGKLMFSSVNSNLQRTILGGIAFVAVKGAFKVYFKQQQYQRQAHRKILNFPEAEEAWTDRQTH; encoded by the exons GAGCTGCTGGGTGTGCTTCGCAACGGACGAGGATGACCGCACGGCGGAGTGGGTGCGTCCGTGTCGCTGCCGTGGCTCCACCAAGTGGGTGCACCAGGTGTGTCTGCAGCGCTGGGTGGACGAGAAGCAGAGAGGCAACAGCACGGCCCGCGTGGCCTGTCCTCAGTGCAACGCCGAATACCTCATCGTCTTCCCCAAGCTGG GGCCGGTGGTGTATGTGCTAGACCTGGCGGACCGGCTAATCTCCAAGGCCTGTCCCTTCACCGCCGCTGGCATCATGGTGGGCTCCATTTACTGGACCGCTGTCACCTACGGGGCCGTCACTGTCATGCAG GTGGTGGGCCATAAGGAGGGCCTGGACGTGATGGAGCGGGCAGACCCCCTGTTCCTGCTCATCGGCCTGCCCACCATCCCCGTCATGCTGATCCTGGGGAAGATGATCCGCTGGGAGGACTACGTGCTGCGCTTCTGGAGGAAGTACTCCAATAAGCTGCAGATCCTCAACAGCATCTTCCCAGGTCAGAAAGGACACATTG gGATTGGGTGTCCAGTGCCTCGTATCCCGGCAGAGGCCAGCCCCCTGGCAGACCACGTGTCAGCCACTAGAATCCTATGTGGCGCTCTGGTCTTTCCCACCATCGCCACCATCGTAGGCAAACTCATGTTCAGCAGCGTCAACTCCAACCTGCAGAGGACCATCCTG GGTGGGATTGCGTTTGTGGCCGTCAAGGGAGCGTTTAAGGTGTACTTCAAACAGCAGCAGTACCAGAGGCAAGCCCACCGCAAGATCCTCAACTTCCCCGAGGCAGAGGAagcctggacagacagacagacacactga
- the LOC139410100 gene encoding E3 ubiquitin-protein ligase MARCHF5 isoform X3, with protein MSEESALVMQQNLDRSCWVCFATDEDDRTAEWVRPCRCRGSTKWVHQVCLQRWVDEKQRGNSTARVACPQCNAEYLIVFPKLGPVVYVLDLADRLISKACPFTAAGIMVGSIYWTAVTYGAVTVMQVVGHKEGLDVMERADPLFLLIGLPTIPVMLILGKMIRWEDYVLRFWRKYSNKLQILNSIFPGIGCPVPRIPAEASPLADHVSATRILCGALVFPTIATIVGKLMFSSVNSNLQRTILGGIAFVAVKGAFKVYFKQQQYQRQAHRKILNFPEAEEAWTDRQTH; from the exons GAGCTGCTGGGTGTGCTTCGCAACGGACGAGGATGACCGCACGGCGGAGTGGGTGCGTCCGTGTCGCTGCCGTGGCTCCACCAAGTGGGTGCACCAGGTGTGTCTGCAGCGCTGGGTGGACGAGAAGCAGAGAGGCAACAGCACGGCCCGCGTGGCCTGTCCTCAGTGCAACGCCGAATACCTCATCGTCTTCCCCAAGCTGG GGCCGGTGGTGTATGTGCTAGACCTGGCGGACCGGCTAATCTCCAAGGCCTGTCCCTTCACCGCCGCTGGCATCATGGTGGGCTCCATTTACTGGACCGCTGTCACCTACGGGGCCGTCACTGTCATGCAG GTGGTGGGCCATAAGGAGGGCCTGGACGTGATGGAGCGGGCAGACCCCCTGTTCCTGCTCATCGGCCTGCCCACCATCCCCGTCATGCTGATCCTGGGGAAGATGATCCGCTGGGAGGACTACGTGCTGCGCTTCTGGAGGAAGTACTCCAATAAGCTGCAGATCCTCAACAGCATCTTCCCAG gGATTGGGTGTCCAGTGCCTCGTATCCCGGCAGAGGCCAGCCCCCTGGCAGACCACGTGTCAGCCACTAGAATCCTATGTGGCGCTCTGGTCTTTCCCACCATCGCCACCATCGTAGGCAAACTCATGTTCAGCAGCGTCAACTCCAACCTGCAGAGGACCATCCTG GGTGGGATTGCGTTTGTGGCCGTCAAGGGAGCGTTTAAGGTGTACTTCAAACAGCAGCAGTACCAGAGGCAAGCCCACCGCAAGATCCTCAACTTCCCCGAGGCAGAGGAagcctggacagacagacagacacactga